From Vigna angularis cultivar LongXiaoDou No.4 chromosome 11, ASM1680809v1, whole genome shotgun sequence:
TGAATCCTGCCCTCACAGGTGCTGCCACGATGACGACTTGTAAACAGGCAGTGGTGATGTTATAGCGGTGGCGCGTTCGTGACTATAAGTGTTGAGTCCATGAAGATCAAAAAAGGAGTAGATCCTCAAGCTGTGATTTAATCTTGATTTGATTTGGGAAACTAGGttttctgatttcaaatttgtatatctttttttttttgcttgagaaattgatttcttatttagtttttttcctGTGGAGGTGGCTATAAATGATGAAGGTTTGGCTTGGGGATTTGGTGGAGGTTAGcagaacaaaagcaaaaaattgaatgaagaagaattCTTGATTGAAAGAATTGATTATTACAGTATGTAGTGAGTCTCCTTGAACGGCAATTGCAAGGGAAGATGATGGAGGGAATGGGTGATTTGGTTAAAAATATGTAGGGATTATGGGCAATTCTCTTTTAGAAGAATAATCAGTGAAAACTGAAGAATTCCTTTGATAAAAAATCAGTGAAAAAATTGGAGAAGTTGTTGGATCCTAGTAAGGGAAGGAAGAAGGTGTTatggtgaaaaaaaaagaatgaagatCCACCCCCCATTTGTAGAATTTAGGCATTGCTGTGTCGGTAAGGCTAATTGACTGTTAGAAAAAAGACAAGAATGAAATTGGAAACCATTAATATGGAAGACATAGAAAAAGCTGGACACAGCAtaggagagaagagaaaaagtatcgATTCATTCGCCATGTCAGCATGGAGTTAAGGTCGTTGCTGCCAACTTAACGGATAAGACTTcgtttatacaatttttacaactttgagACCCAATCTATGCACTTTTAAAATCGGGtactaaattgaaaaaaaaaaatcatttaacataggaccaagtaagcatttaagccttaatTATATGGTGCAAAATTAGGGTTACATATCCTTCTAGTCTTTAAACTTTGATGCAAAATTGGAATTTGAATCCCAAACTTTGAATAGTTTGgtccccaaactttaaaaatgaataaatataattattttgatcttCTACCTTACATTTTTTTGACATATTAACCGACGTTTTAGGCCGgtgtttgaattatttatacCATTTGACacataactaaaataatattttggaacatcatttaatatgtaaaaaagaaattatgtcaaatttattcatttttaaaattaagaaaccaTAAAGTATCAAAGTTTAGGACATATACTATTCTAATTTTAGATCCAAGTTTCCGCACTACAAACATGTTTAactcacaaaattatataagtAACCATGTTTTACAAATCCaaaaccttttatttttatccgtaccattaatatcaatttattcaaaacatatttaatattgtttaaagACTATTTAACATTTTACATTCCAAATACAAAACCTCTCCCATTTGTCCATCTAcgttacttattttaaaattttaaaatattaacaacaCAGCTTCAATTAGATCTATTTTAATGTATGTTATGGTTCGTAATGAATATACAGATTCAATTTAAACATTACtttaataattgaatattttattttattttattttaatcaattacgATACgaaataaatacattttccTTTCCTCAAAATCCCATGAAAAATGTCACTAGTCCGTAGACATTTTGGGTAATAACTATTAGTAAATAAGGTGATCATCATGTGTCAGCAATCATAACTTCTCAAAGTTAATAAAGGGGTTAGTTTCATTTCAAACCATGGAGAAATGTCCTTTGTATCAAATACTAGAACCACTTTTCCTTCAGAATTGAGCATAACCACAACTAATTTTTGTATATGAAATCTATTTCCTCAAATGTATTTTGTAGATTTCTTATTGATGTGATTCATTCATCTTGAATTAAAGCGCATCCAGGTTTTACTGCACTTAGCTTAGTGGATATTATTTTCATCTGTTCATAAGCAGCTTTGCTTCCAAAAAATTGAGTTCTTATTTTGCTTACTGCAAACGATATTATAAATGATAAGAAATGGGGCATCTCATTGTACACATTACTCCAAAGTAGTGTAGGCTGGATAAGATGCGTAAAAACAGGCATTTGAAGTAAAAATGCCTTCATCAAAGCTTAGGAGAAGTGAAACAtgcgttaaaaaatgttcataaGTTCACATCGCTACTACCTTGCACAGATGATGCAACGGTAACACTACACAACTAATGGCCTAATAATACCAGAAATGACTACGGATGGCAGAAGGTGCAAAGCAGTAAGCAACTGTATTTGCAGTTTCTGCTACCATCAAAACATGAACTTAGTTAAAAAGTACTAGTAAATTCACTCACTGAATATAAACCAGAAATTACTTTTGACTCTTCTTTTTCCATAAATCACCAAACATTCTAATCCCAGAACCCTTCCTCTTTCCACCTCCAAAACCATCATCCAAGTCATCAGCCATACCAGGAGACCCCACATAGCCATTGTACCTACCAGCAGGTGTCTCAAACGTTCCACCAAAGTGCTTATCCATTGAACCACACCTTTCAGGAATTCTAGCAGTAATATCAACACCCCCAGCAAGCACTGCAGCTGCAGCATCTGCTGCTTTTCTCCATTGCTCAGTTTGCACCCTTAGCTTCTTCATCTCTGCTTCTAATCCTTCTTTTTCTGCTTCCACAGATTTTAACTTCCCATTCAACTTCTCTGTATTGGCTTTACTTGCTTCCAACTCTTCTCTCAGTCGGTCCAACAGCAAGGACATTCCTTCTTCCTTGAATTGAGCAGTTGACACTTTTGAAACtgcttcatccagtttgttctTCAGATTTTCTTTCTCACTAGTAATGGACTCTAACTCCTTCCCTTTCTCTTCCAAACTGGATTTCAACAATGCAATTTCATCAATCTTCAGTGACAGTTCATGTTTGTCCACAGAAGGATTTTCCGGCATTGATATTGCTGGTGCATTTGAGTCTTCAAACGGTAGATCTTCCTTTTCTGATTGATCTGCATGTTTGTCGAATTTAATTGTCAACTTCTCAATTGGAACTTCAAACACATCAGTCTCGTGTTGGTTGTCACCCAGTACAATATCTTGGGGTATGGTTTCAGTTCTGTTGGACTCTTGATCATTCTTGGAATTGCACTTCTCTTGGAACTTCTCAACCACAGGAACTACTGATTGCACAGCTTTCTTCACTAGCTCATCTTGAGCTTCTTTCTTTGCAGCTTCAGCAGAAACTAGCTGATCCTTCAAAACTTTTAACTCTTCTTGTGCCTGACCAAGCTGAGATTCCAAATCTGCGATGCGAGTTCCTAGCTTCTTTTGATTTAGTGCCTCAGATTGAGTACCTCTTGGTGAGCGCCGGTCTCCTAACTTCGGACTTCGGTCAGCAATCAGCCGTTGATGCAATGGATCAGAATCAGAATTTGATGTCCGAT
This genomic window contains:
- the LOC108334347 gene encoding interactor of constitutive active ROPs 4, with translation MPRSRGSDLPQRQSPRGPHQHRTSNSDSDPLHQRLIADRSPKLGDRRSPRGTQSEALNQKKLGTRIADLESQLGQAQEELKVLKDQLVSAEAAKKEAQDELVKKAVQSVVPVVEKFQEKCNSKNDQESNRTETIPQDIVLGDNQHETDVFEVPIEKLTIKFDKHADQSEKEDLPFEDSNAPAISMPENPSVDKHELSLKIDEIALLKSSLEEKGKELESITSEKENLKNKLDEAVSKVSTAQFKEEGMSLLLDRLREELEASKANTEKLNGKLKSVEAEKEGLEAEMKKLRVQTEQWRKAADAAAAVLAGGVDITARIPERCGSMDKHFGGTFETPAGRYNGYVGSPGMADDLDDGFGGGKRKGSGIRMFGDLWKKKSQK